In Halopelagius inordinatus, a single genomic region encodes these proteins:
- the mbhE gene encoding hydrogen gas-evolving membrane-bound hydrogenase subunit E: MAPNLTVVSTIVALPFVAAALSPLLYRVLGERTGYAGALVAAASFGLLATQADSYGTVSASWVPALDVGVQFTVDGWGLLFALLASGIGVLVFVYSARYMHGEEGLARYYAALLAFMGSILGVALASDLVVVFLFWELTSLCSFVLIGHYTDDDDSRYSARMAMVVTVGGGLCLLAGLLVLSVAAQDALGRATFDLTAMLANDEAMRAALRESGLFVPALVLVVVAAAAKSAQVPLHFWLPNAMVAPTPVSAFLHSATMVKVGVYFLGRVRPLLMSPEWVLLVATLGLLTMTVGALLAVAATDIKELLAYSTASHLGLMVAGFGFDIVYGGEAGAFHLLNHALFKAPLFLVAGIVAHEVGTRSLDELGGLWRELPVTAAVTVVAALSMAGIPPFNGFYSKELLFEAAYEVAHEAGGLAWLYPAVATVASVFTVVYSVKFLAMFFGERRAPVADIHRPPVALVAPPAVLAAAAAVVSVAPQLAVDAIVQSAVEATATGEANLEVGLPTHFTPPVGMSAVAVVGGLAAYPFTGRLAALVGRGVEAPVPVRPSGWYDWVVSTAETTSARFGAFVHNGLLRTYVTWVAAAGSLLALAGFAAVGVVPEVSGLGVPLAVTIVLTIAVLAGVAVTIASSHVAGVLTLSILGFMIAIFFILASAPDLALTQLVVETLVLLIFLLVLQRLPSFYSDIQPLVLARDAGVSVLVGAMAFVAVLSTAPGPDADPTSVAAYYTEQAVPGGGGANIVNVILVDFRAFDTLGELLVVTVAALAILVLVTMRTRSEEVAPDSEDDPVPDGGDSL, encoded by the coding sequence ATGGCACCAAACCTCACAGTCGTCTCGACTATCGTCGCGCTGCCCTTCGTCGCGGCGGCCCTCTCACCGCTCCTGTATCGCGTCCTCGGAGAGCGGACCGGCTACGCGGGGGCTCTCGTCGCGGCGGCGAGTTTCGGGCTCTTGGCGACGCAGGCCGACAGTTACGGCACCGTCAGCGCGTCGTGGGTCCCCGCACTCGACGTGGGAGTCCAGTTCACCGTGGACGGATGGGGGCTCCTCTTTGCGCTCTTAGCCAGCGGTATCGGCGTCCTCGTGTTCGTCTACTCGGCGCGGTACATGCACGGTGAAGAGGGCTTAGCGCGGTACTACGCGGCGCTACTCGCGTTCATGGGTTCGATACTCGGCGTCGCGCTCGCTTCGGACCTCGTGGTCGTCTTCCTGTTTTGGGAACTGACGAGCCTCTGTTCGTTCGTGCTCATCGGCCACTACACGGACGACGACGACTCGCGCTACTCGGCGCGGATGGCCATGGTCGTGACTGTCGGCGGCGGCCTGTGCCTGCTCGCCGGACTGCTCGTACTCTCGGTGGCGGCGCAGGACGCTCTCGGCAGGGCGACGTTCGACCTGACGGCGATGCTCGCGAACGACGAGGCGATGCGGGCCGCCCTGCGCGAGTCGGGGCTGTTCGTCCCGGCACTCGTCCTCGTCGTCGTCGCCGCCGCCGCCAAGTCCGCGCAGGTTCCGCTCCACTTCTGGCTGCCGAACGCCATGGTCGCGCCGACGCCCGTTTCGGCGTTCCTCCACTCGGCGACGATGGTCAAGGTCGGCGTCTACTTCCTCGGGCGCGTGCGCCCCCTCCTGATGAGCCCGGAGTGGGTGCTTCTCGTCGCGACGCTCGGACTCCTGACGATGACCGTCGGGGCGCTTTTGGCGGTGGCCGCGACCGACATCAAGGAGTTGCTCGCCTACTCGACGGCGAGTCACCTCGGGTTGATGGTCGCGGGCTTCGGATTCGACATCGTCTACGGCGGCGAAGCCGGCGCGTTCCACCTGCTCAACCACGCGCTGTTCAAGGCACCGCTGTTTCTCGTGGCGGGAATCGTGGCTCACGAGGTCGGAACCCGAAGTCTCGACGAACTGGGGGGACTCTGGCGAGAGCTTCCGGTGACGGCGGCCGTCACCGTGGTAGCCGCGCTGAGCATGGCCGGAATCCCGCCGTTCAACGGCTTTTACTCGAAGGAACTGCTGTTCGAGGCGGCCTACGAAGTCGCCCACGAGGCCGGCGGACTCGCCTGGCTGTACCCCGCCGTGGCGACGGTCGCGAGCGTGTTCACCGTCGTCTACTCGGTGAAGTTCCTCGCGATGTTCTTCGGCGAACGGCGAGCGCCCGTCGCCGACATCCACCGACCGCCGGTCGCACTCGTCGCACCCCCCGCCGTGTTGGCCGCCGCGGCGGCCGTCGTCAGCGTCGCCCCGCAACTGGCGGTCGACGCTATCGTCCAATCGGCCGTCGAAGCCACCGCCACCGGCGAGGCGAACCTCGAAGTGGGGCTCCCGACTCACTTCACACCCCCGGTGGGGATGTCCGCGGTCGCCGTCGTCGGCGGACTCGCCGCGTACCCGTTCACGGGTCGTCTCGCGGCACTCGTCGGACGCGGCGTCGAGGCTCCGGTTCCCGTGCGGCCGAGCGGGTGGTACGACTGGGTCGTCTCGACGGCCGAGACGACGAGCGCCCGGTTCGGGGCGTTCGTTCACAACGGCCTCCTGCGGACGTACGTGACGTGGGTTGCCGCGGCCGGGAGCCTGCTCGCACTCGCCGGCTTCGCCGCGGTCGGGGTGGTTCCCGAAGTGAGCGGACTCGGCGTGCCCCTCGCGGTGACCATCGTGTTGACGATCGCCGTCCTCGCCGGCGTGGCGGTGACGATCGCCTCGTCTCACGTCGCTGGCGTGCTCACGCTGTCGATTCTCGGGTTCATGATCGCCATCTTCTTCATCCTCGCGAGCGCGCCGGACCTGGCGCTGACGCAACTCGTCGTCGAGACGCTCGTCCTCTTGATATTCCTGCTCGTCCTCCAGCGATTGCCGTCGTTCTACTCGGACATCCAACCGCTGGTGCTCGCTCGCGACGCGGGCGTGTCGGTTCTCGTAGGGGCGATGGCGTTCGTCGCCGTGCTCTCGACTGCGCCCGGCCCCGACGCCGATCCGACGAGCGTCGCCGCGTACTACACCGAACAGGCGGTTCCGGGCGGCGGCGGAGCGAACATTGTCAACGTCATCCTCGTGGACTTCCGGGCGTTCGACACGCTGGGTGAACTACTCGTCGTCACGGTCGCCGCACTCGCCATTCTCGTGCTCGTGACGATGCGGACCCGAAGCGAAGAGGTCGCACCCGACAGCGAAGACGACCCGGTCCCCGACGGCGGTGACTCACTGTGA
- a CDS encoding YciE/YciF ferroxidase family protein produces MTTDSIDDLFVEGLQELYYAEQQLVDALETLAEQTDDETASQAFSEHRDETQEQVDRLEQVFEQIGEEARTREEQVVKALIDEHEQFAQENDGDVLDRYNMGIGQKTEHYEIAAYGNLASLAQKTGRDDAAEMLAETLREEEEALEEVTEASEQFDEEQVAD; encoded by the coding sequence ATGACCACAGACTCTATCGACGACCTCTTCGTCGAAGGCCTTCAGGAACTGTACTACGCAGAACAACAACTCGTCGACGCGCTCGAAACGCTGGCGGAGCAGACGGACGACGAGACCGCCAGTCAGGCGTTCTCGGAGCACCGCGACGAGACGCAAGAGCAGGTGGACCGACTGGAGCAGGTGTTCGAGCAGATAGGGGAGGAAGCCCGGACCAGAGAAGAGCAGGTCGTGAAAGCCCTCATCGACGAACACGAGCAGTTCGCGCAGGAGAACGACGGCGACGTGCTCGACCGGTACAACATGGGCATCGGACAGAAGACCGAACACTACGAGATAGCCGCCTACGGAAATCTCGCCTCGCTGGCTCAGAAGACCGGTCGCGACGACGCCGCAGAGATGCTCGCGGAGACGCTCCGCGAGGAAGAGGAGGCGCTCGAAGAGGTCACCGAAGCGAGCGAACAGTTCGACGAAGAGCAGGTCGCCGACTGA
- a CDS encoding IclR family transcriptional regulator domain-containing protein, whose product MDSLDTVNGGKTIGSLETMFDIVELVEGEVEKLAREAETTALFAVHRQGRSVFVAQSSSGPLDGTEYFGRERYLHNTAFGKVLLAWVPAEAVVTIIERDAR is encoded by the coding sequence ATGGACAGTCTTGACACGGTCAACGGCGGGAAGACGATCGGATCCTTGGAGACGATGTTCGATATCGTCGAACTCGTCGAGGGTGAAGTCGAGAAGTTGGCCCGGGAGGCGGAGACGACTGCTCTGTTCGCCGTCCACCGGCAGGGTCGGAGCGTCTTCGTCGCCCAGTCGTCGAGCGGACCCCTCGACGGAACGGAGTACTTCGGCAGGGAGCGATACCTCCACAACACGGCGTTCGGCAAGGTGTTGTTGGCGTGGGTACCGGCGGAGGCGGTCGTTACTATTATCGAACGCGACGCTCGATAG